A DNA window from Peromyscus leucopus breed LL Stock chromosome 3, UCI_PerLeu_2.1, whole genome shotgun sequence contains the following coding sequences:
- the Loxl3 gene encoding lysyl oxidase homolog 3 isoform X3, protein MLAQRQQHSFGLHGVACVGTEAHLSLCALEFYRANDSSRCSGGSPAVVSCVLGPLYATSSGQKKHQQPKPQGEVRVRLKGGAHPGEGRVEVLKAGTWGTVCDRKWDLQAASVVCRELGFGTAREALSGARMGQGMGAIHLSEVRCSGQEPSLWKCPSKNITAEDCSHSQDAGVRCNLPYTGVETKIRLSGGRSRYEGRVEVQIGAPGHLRWGLICGDDWGTLEAMVACRQLGLGYANHGLQETWYWDSGNVTEVVMSGVRCTGSELSLNQCAHHSTHVTCKRTGTRFTAGVICSETASDLLLHSALVQETAYIEDRPLHMLYCAAEENCLASSARSANWPYGHRRLLRFSSQIHNLGRADFRPKAGRHSWVWHECHGHYHSMDIFTHYDILTPNGTKVAEGHKASFCLEDTECQEDVSKRYECANFGEQGITVGCWDLYRHDIDCQWIDITDVKPGNYILQVVINPNFEVAESDFTNNAMKCNCKYDGHRIWVHNCHIGDAFSEEANRRFERYPGQTSNQIV, encoded by the exons ATGCTGGCCCAGAGGCAGCAACACTCCTTTGGCCTGCACGGGGTGGCGTGTGTGGGCACGGAAGCCCACCTCTCCCTGTGTGCCCTGGAGTTCTATCGTGCCAATGACAGCAGCAGGTGCTCTGGGGGGAGCCCTGCCGTGGTGAGCTGTGTGCTGGGCCCTCTCTACGCCACCTCTTCTGGTCAGAAGAAGCACCAACAGCCGAAGCCTCAGGGGGAG GTCCGTGTGCGTCTAAAGGGTGGCGCTCACCCTGGAGAGGGCCGAGTGGAAGTCCTGAAGGCTGGCACATGGGGAACAGTGTGTGACCGGAAGTGGGACCTGCAGGCAGCCAGCGTGGTGTGTCGAGAGCTGGGCTTTGGCACGGCTCGAGAGGCCCTGAGTGGTGCCCGGATGGGGCAGG GCATGGGTGCGATCCACTTGAGTGAAGTCCGGTGCTCTGGCCAGGAACCCTCCCTCTGGAAGTGCCCCTCCAAGAACATCACAGCCGAGGACTGTTCCCACAGCCAGGATGCCGGCGTGCGATGCAATCTCCCCTATACTGGAGTGGAGACTAAG ATCCGACTCAGTGGGGGCCGAAGCCGTTATGAGGGGCGAGTTGAGGTGCAAATAGGGGCACCTGGGCATCTTCGCTGGGGCCTCATCTGTGGGGATGACTGGGGGACACTGGAGGCCATGGTGGCCTGTAGGCAACTTGGTCTGGGCTATGCCAACCACGGCCTGCAG GAGACCTGGTACTGGGACTCAGGGAATGTCACCGAGGTGGTGATGAGCGGAGTGCGTTGCACGGGATCTGAGCTGTCCTTGAACCAATGCGCCCATCACAGCACCCACGTCACCTGCAAGAGGACAGGAACCCGCTTCACTGCGGGAGTCATCTGTTCGGAGA CCGCTTCAGACCTCCTTCTGCACTCGGCCCTGGTACAGGAGACTGCTTACATCGAGGACCGGCCGCTGCACATGTTGTACTGCGCAGCGGAAGAGAACTGCCTGGCCAGTTCCGCCCGCTCGGCCAACTGGCCTTACGGCCATCGGCGTCTGCTCCgattctcctcccagatccacaaCCTCGGAAGAGCCGACTTCAGGCCCAAGGCTGGGCGCCATTCTTGGGTGTGGCATGAGTGCCATGG GCATTACCACAGTATGGACATCTTCACTCATTATGACATCCTGACCCCCAACGGCACCAAGGTGGCTGAGGGCCACAAAGCTAGTTTCTGCCTAGAAGACACTGAGTGTCAGGAGG ATGTCTCCAAGAGGTACGAGTGTGCCAACTTTGGAGAGCAGGGCATCACCGTGGGATGCTGGGATCTCTACAGGCACGACATCGACTGCCAGTGGATCGACATCACAGATGTGAAGCCAGGAAACTACATTCTCCAG GTGGTCATCAACCCCAACTTTGAGGTAGCGGAGAGCGACTTCACCAACAACGCGATGAAGTGTAACTGCAAGTATGACGGGCACCGCATCTGGGTGCACAACTGCCACATCG GCGATGCCTTCAGTGAAGAAGCCAACAGGAGGTTTGAGCGCTACCCCGGCCAGACCAGCAACCAGATCGTCTGA
- the Htra2 gene encoding serine protease HTRA2, mitochondrial gives MDYNSRHVPDRYRRASLLPVGLLGSRAPPPSRAGKERAEAELMAALKAGRGAGRSLRAWRALGGIFWGKGPLLAPDVRALLTSGTPDPPARITYGTPSLPARVPVGVLASRACLTPGSPDLWAPRTVGTPGSSAQEACRSSGTRWREWLAVAVGAGGAILLLLWGWGRGPPAVLAAVPAPPPNSPRSQYNFIADVVEKTAPAVVYIEILDRHPFSGREVPISNGSGFIVASDGLIVTNAHVVADRRRVRVRLPSGDTYEAVVTAVDPVADIATLRIQTKEPLPTLPLGRSADVRQGEFVVAMGSPFALQNTITSGIVSSAQRPARDLGLPQNNVEYIQTDAAIDFGNSGGPLVNLDGEVIGVNTMKVTAGISFAIPSDRLREFLHRGEKKNSWFGISGSQRRYIGVMMLTLTPSILAELQLREPSFPDVQHGVLIHKVILGSPAHRAGLRPGDVILAIGEKIVKNAEDVYEAVRTQSQLAVRIRRGSETLTLYVTPEVTE, from the exons ATGGACTACAATTCCCGACATGTACCGGACCGATACCGGCGTGCCTCGCTTCTCCCAGTCGGCTTATTGGGCTCCAGGGCACCGCCTCCGAGTAGGGCGGGCAAGGAGAGAGCCGAGGCGGAGCTGATGGCTGCGCTGAAGGCGGGGCGGGGTGCAGGCAGGAGCCTTCGGGCATGGCGGGCTTTGGGGGGCATCTTCTGGGGGAAGGGCCCCCTGTTAGCCCCCGATGTCCGGGCTCTGCTGACGTCAggaactcctgaccctccagcCCGGATAACTTATGGGACCCCCAGCCTCCCGGCCCGGGTGCCTGTGGGGGTCCTTGCATCACGGGCGTGTCTGACGCCTGGGAGCCCGGATCTCTGGGCACCACGGACTGTGGGGACCCCAGGCTCTAGCGCCCAGGAGGCCTGCAGGAGCTCCGGAACCCGTTGGCGCGAATGGCTGGCGGTGGCGGTGGGCGCAGGGGGAGCAATATTGCTGCTCCtgtggggctgggggcggggtccTCCCGCGGTGCTGGCCGCCGTTCCCGCTCCGCCACCCAACTCTCCCCGGAGCCAGTACAATTTCATCGCGGATGTGGTGGAGAAGACAGCCCCTGCTGTGGTCTATATCGAAATCCTGGATCG GCACCCTTTCTCGGGCCGTGAAGTCCCCATCTCAAACGGTTCAGGATTCATAGTGGCTTCAGATGGGCTTATCGTTACCAACGCCCACGTGGTGGCTGATCGGCGCCGGGTGCGAGTGAGGCTGCCTAGCGGAGACACTTATGAGGCCGTGGTCACAGCTGTGGATCCTGTAGCAGACATTGCCACGCTGAGGATTCAAACCAAG GAGCCTCTTCCCACACTGCCCCTCGGCCGCTCTGCTGATGTCCGGCAAGGGGAGTTCGTGGTTGCCATGGGAAGTCCCTTTGCGCTGCAGAACACGATCACATCTGGCATTGTCAGCTCTGCTCAGCGTCCGGCCAGGGACCTGGGACTCCCGCAAAACAACGTGGAATACATTCAGACCGATGCAGCTATTGAT TTTGGAAATTCTGGCGGTCCCCTGGTTAACCTG GATGGGGAGGTGATTGGAGTGAACACCATGAAGGTGACAGCTGGAATCTCCTTTGCCATCCCTTCTGATCGCCTTAGGGAGTTTCTGCATCGCGGGGAAAAGAAAA ACTCCTGGTTTGGAATCAGTGGGTCCCAGCGCCGCTACATTGGAGTGATGATGCTGACTTTGACTCCCAG CATCCTTGCTGAACTACAGCTCCGAGAACCAAGCTTTCCTGATGTTCAGCACGGTGTCCTCATCCATAAAGTTATCCTGGGCTCCCCCGCACACAG GGCTGGTCTGCGGCCTGGTGACGTGATCTTGGCCATTGGggagaaaatagtaaaaaatgcTGAAGATGTTTACGAGGCTGTTAGAACCCAATCCCAGCTGGCAGTGCGGATCCGGCGGGGATCAGAAACACTGACTTTGTATGTGACCCCTGAGGTCACAGAATGA
- the Aup1 gene encoding lipid droplet-regulating VLDL assembly factor AUP1 isoform X2, translating into MEPPPPAPGPERLFDSHRLPSDGFLLLALLLYAPVGLCLLVLRLFLGLHVFLVSCALPDSVLRRFVVRTMCAVLGLVARQEDSGLRDHRVRVLISNHVTPFDHNIVNLLTTCSTPLLNSPPSFVCWSRGFMEMDRRVELVESLKKFCASTRLPPTPLLLFPEEEATNGREGLLRFSSWPFSIQDVVQPLTLQVQRPLVSVTVSDASWVSELLWSLFVPFTVYQVRWLHPVHRQPGEENEEFARRVQQLVAKELGQTGTRLTPADKAEHMKRQRHPRVRPQSAQSSFPSPPSPSSDGQLTTLAQRVKEVLPHVPLNVIQRDLARTGCVDLTITNLLEGAVAFMPEDVTEGTQSLPTASAPKVRARSSQGQDLGHSMGV; encoded by the exons ATGGaacctcctcccccagctccgGGGCCGGAGCGGCTCTTTGACTCGCACCG GCTCCCGAGTGACGGCTTCCTGCTGCTGGCGCTGCTGCTCTACGCTCCGgtcggcctctgcctcctggtcctGCGCCTCTTCCTGGGGCTCCACGTCTTCCTGGTCAGCTGCGCCCTGCCGGACAGCGTCCTCCGCAG GTTCGTGGTCCGGACCATGTGTGCGGTCCTGGGGCTCGTGGCCCGGCAGGAGGACTCCGGACTCCGGGATCACCGCGTCAGGGTCCTCATTTCCAACCATGTCACCCCCTTTGACCACAACATAGTCAATCTGCTCACCACCTGTAGCACC CCTCTACTCAACAGCCCCCCCAGCTTTGTGTGCTGGTCTCGGGGCTTCATGGAGATGGATAGGCGGGTGGAGTTGGTGGAGTCGCTCAAGAAATTCTGTGCTTCCACAAGGCTCCCGCCCACACCTCTGCTGCTCTTCCCCGAGGAAGAGGCCACCAATGGCCGAGAGGGGCTGCTGCGTTTCAG ttCGTGGCCGTTTTCTATCCAGGATGTGGTACAGCCCCTTACGCTGCAAGTTCAGAGACCCCTGGTCTCTGTG ACGGTGTCAGATGCCTCCTGGGTCTCAGAACTGCTGTGGTCACTTTTCGTCCCCTTCACGGTGTATCAAGTAAG GTGGCTTCATCCCGTTCATCGGCAGCCGGGGGAGGAGAATGAGGAGTTTGCACGCCGTGTACAACAG CTGGTGGCCAAGGAACTGGGCCAGACAGGGACACGGCTCACTCCGGCAGACAAAGCCGAACACATGAAGCGGCAGAGACACCCCAGAGTGCGCCCCCAGTCAG CACAGTcgtctttcccctctcctcccagcccttctTCTGATGGGCAGCTGACTACTCTGGCTCAAAGAGTCAAGGAGGTTTTACCCCATGTGCCATTGAATGTCATCCAGAGAGACCTGG ccaGGACTGGGTGTGTAGACTTGACCATCACGAATCTGCTTGAGGGGGCTGTGGCGTTCATGCCTGAAGATGTCACTGAGGGAACTCAGTCCCTGCCCACAGCCTCTGCCCCAAAGGTGAGAGCCAGGAGTAGTCAAGGCCAAGACTTAGG GCATTCGATGGGTGTTTAA
- the Aup1 gene encoding lipid droplet-regulating VLDL assembly factor AUP1 isoform X1, whose amino-acid sequence MEPPPPAPGPERLFDSHRLPSDGFLLLALLLYAPVGLCLLVLRLFLGLHVFLVSCALPDSVLRRFVVRTMCAVLGLVARQEDSGLRDHRVRVLISNHVTPFDHNIVNLLTTCSTPLLNSPPSFVCWSRGFMEMDRRVELVESLKKFCASTRLPPTPLLLFPEEEATNGREGLLRFSSWPFSIQDVVQPLTLQVQRPLVSVTVSDASWVSELLWSLFVPFTVYQVRWLHPVHRQPGEENEEFARRVQQLVAKELGQTGTRLTPADKAEHMKRQRHPRVRPQSAQSSFPSPPSPSSDGQLTTLAQRVKEVLPHVPLNVIQRDLARTGCVDLTITNLLEGAVAFMPEDVTEGTQSLPTASAPKFPSSGLVTPQPTALTFAKSSWARQESLQERKQALYDYARRRFRERQAQEAD is encoded by the exons ATGGaacctcctcccccagctccgGGGCCGGAGCGGCTCTTTGACTCGCACCG GCTCCCGAGTGACGGCTTCCTGCTGCTGGCGCTGCTGCTCTACGCTCCGgtcggcctctgcctcctggtcctGCGCCTCTTCCTGGGGCTCCACGTCTTCCTGGTCAGCTGCGCCCTGCCGGACAGCGTCCTCCGCAG GTTCGTGGTCCGGACCATGTGTGCGGTCCTGGGGCTCGTGGCCCGGCAGGAGGACTCCGGACTCCGGGATCACCGCGTCAGGGTCCTCATTTCCAACCATGTCACCCCCTTTGACCACAACATAGTCAATCTGCTCACCACCTGTAGCACC CCTCTACTCAACAGCCCCCCCAGCTTTGTGTGCTGGTCTCGGGGCTTCATGGAGATGGATAGGCGGGTGGAGTTGGTGGAGTCGCTCAAGAAATTCTGTGCTTCCACAAGGCTCCCGCCCACACCTCTGCTGCTCTTCCCCGAGGAAGAGGCCACCAATGGCCGAGAGGGGCTGCTGCGTTTCAG ttCGTGGCCGTTTTCTATCCAGGATGTGGTACAGCCCCTTACGCTGCAAGTTCAGAGACCCCTGGTCTCTGTG ACGGTGTCAGATGCCTCCTGGGTCTCAGAACTGCTGTGGTCACTTTTCGTCCCCTTCACGGTGTATCAAGTAAG GTGGCTTCATCCCGTTCATCGGCAGCCGGGGGAGGAGAATGAGGAGTTTGCACGCCGTGTACAACAG CTGGTGGCCAAGGAACTGGGCCAGACAGGGACACGGCTCACTCCGGCAGACAAAGCCGAACACATGAAGCGGCAGAGACACCCCAGAGTGCGCCCCCAGTCAG CACAGTcgtctttcccctctcctcccagcccttctTCTGATGGGCAGCTGACTACTCTGGCTCAAAGAGTCAAGGAGGTTTTACCCCATGTGCCATTGAATGTCATCCAGAGAGACCTGG ccaGGACTGGGTGTGTAGACTTGACCATCACGAATCTGCTTGAGGGGGCTGTGGCGTTCATGCCTGAAGATGTCACTGAGGGAACTCAGTCCCTGCCCACAGCCTCTGCCCCAAAG TTCCCCAGCTCTGGCCTGGTGACCCCTCAGCCCACAGCCCTAACATTTGCCAAGTCTTCCTGGGCCCGTCAGGAGAGCCTGCAGGAGCGCAAGCAGGCACTGTATGACTATGCAAGAAG GAGATTCAGAGAGAGACAGGCCCAGGAGGCTGACTGA
- the Dqx1 gene encoding ATP-dependent RNA helicase DQX1 isoform X1 — translation MHFISTVLLGSHMLSVVAGAGFPWLPSKVNQGGAKRLHPQKQARGLELELSLRVGPELPLYSRQVWVGGAWLGVSRTGCHPDTSRSCWQVLWTATMASGLAEESEPSLGESELAVNPFDGLPFSSCYYELLEQRRALPIWAARFLFLEHLESSPTGVVLVSGEPGSGKSTQIPQWCAEFALARGFQLGQVTVTQPYPLAAMSLASRVADEMDLTLGHEIGYSIPQEDCTGPNTMLRFCWDRLLLQEVASTRGPGAWTVLILDEAQERSVASDLLQGLLRDTRLRNLPGDRRVVVVTDPALEPKLQAFWGSSPIVRVPREPGGSPTLVYRDTVPTDLVEAACQAVLELCQREEAPGDVLVYLPSEEEISLCCESLSRELGMLAIPGPPPRVLPLHPGCGQAIQAVYEDTDMSVRKVVVTHWLADFSFSLPSIQHVIDSGLELRSVYSPRIRAESQVLRPISKCQAEARLLRARGFPSGSCLRLYSKSILELEAPPLPRPKVFEENLSSLVLLLRRKQIAEPGECHFLDRPAPEALMQALEDLDYLAALDDDGDLSDLGIILSEFPLPPELAKALLASCEFDCVDEMLTLAAMLTAAPGFTRPPLCAEEAALRRALEHADGDHSSLIQIYEAFVQSGADESWCQARGLNWAALCQARKLREELVELMQRIELPLSQPAFGSEQNRRDLQKALLSGFFLKVARDTDGTGNYLLLTHKHVAQLSPCCSYRNRRAPAQPPAWVIYHSFSISKDNCLCIVSEIQPEMLVELAPPYFLSNLPPSESRDFLNQLREGAAEPTSAQTDSSSAQEYGDGCVLQ, via the exons ATGCATTTCATAAGCACAGTCCTGTTGGGTTCACACATGCTCAGTGTGGTAGCAGGAGCCGGCTTTCCATGGCTTCCAAGCAAAGTTAACCAAGGTGGAGCAAAAAGGCTCCACCCCCAAAAGCAAGCTCGGGGATTGGAGTTGGAGCTCAGCCTCAGGGTGGGGCCGGAATTACCTTTGTACTCCAGGCAGGTCTGGGTTGGTGGTGCCTGGCTGGGTGTGTCCAGAACTGGCTGCCATCCTGACACGTCTCGGAGCTGCTGGCAG GTTCTATGGACAGCCACCATGGCCTCTGGGCTGGCGGAAGAGTCTGAACCAAGTCTTGGGGAGTCTGAGCTGGCTGTGAACCCCTTTGATGggctccccttctcttcctgctaCTATGAGCTGCTTGAGCAGCGCAGAGCCTTGCCCATCTGGGCCGCTCGCTTCCTGTTCTTGGAGCACTTGGAGAGCAGCCCCACTGGAGTAGTGCTGGTGTCTGGGGAGCCTGGCTCGGGCAAGAGCACCCAG aTTCCTCAGTGGTGTGCAGAGTTTGCACTGGCCAGGGGGTTCCAGCTGGGCCAGGTTACTGTCACTCAGCCCTACCCGCTAGCAGCCATGAGCCTGGCTTCAAGGGTGGCTGATGAGATGGACCTGACCCTGGGTCATGAGATTGGATACAGCATCCCTCAGGAAGACTGCACTGGGCCCAACACCATGCTCAG GTTCTGCTGGGACAGGCTGCTTCTGCAGGAAGTAGCCTCCACCAGGGGCCCTGGCGCCTGGACTGTGCTGATACTGGATGAGGCTCAGGAGCGGTCAGTGGCCTCAGATTTACTGCAGGGGCTCCTGAGAGACACCAGACTGAGAAACCTTCCAGGGGATCGCAGAGTGGTTGTGGTTACTGACCCAGCCCTTGAACCCAAACTCCAAGCTTTCTGGGGCAGTTCTCCTATTGTGCGTGTACCCAGAGAGCCTGGTGGAAGTCCCACTCTTGTCTACAGGGACACTGTCCCTACTGACCTAGTGGAAGCTGCCTGCCAAGCGGTGCTTGAGCTATGTCAGCGGGAAGAGGCACCAGGGGATGTGCTGGTGTACCTGCCCAGTGAGGAG GAAATTTCCCTGTGCTGTGAATCCTTGTCCAGGGAGCTGGGGATGTTGGCCATCCCAGGGCCTCCACCGCGGGTACTGCCCCTTCACCCAGGCTGTGGTCAAGCCATCCAGGCTGTGTATGAGGACACAGACATGAGTGTCCGGAAGGTCGTGGTCACTCACTGGCTGGCggatttctccttctccctcccttccatccagCATGTCATTGACTCGGGACTGGAACTTCGCAGT GTTTACAGTCCTCGGATCCGAGCAGAATCCCAGGTGTTGAGACCGATTAGCAAGTGTCAGGCAGAGGCAAGGCTGCTGCGGGCCAGGGGGTTCCCATCAG GATCCTGCCTCCGCCTGTACTCCAAGTCCATCCTAGAACTAGAGGCTCCCCCACTGCCCCGCCCCAAAGTGTTCGAGGAGAATCTGAGCTCCCTGGTGTTGCTACTAAGGAGGAAACAGATTGCAGAGCCAGGGGAGTGCCACTTCCTGGACCGGCCTG cacCAGAAGCACTGATGCAGGCCCTGGAAGACTTAGACTATCTGGCTGCGCTGGATGATGACGGGGACCTGTCGGACCTAGGAATCATTCTGTCGGAGTTTCCCCTGCCCCCTGAGCTGGCCAAAGCCCTGCTGGCCTCCTGCGAGTTTGACTGTGTGGATGAAATGCTCACTCTCGCTGCCATGCTCACCG CCGCTCCGGGGTTTACCCGTCCTCCACTGTGTGCAGAAGAAGCTGCCTTGCGTCGGGCCCTGGAGCATGCAGATGGTGATCACAGCTCTCTGATCCAGATTTATGAAGCCTTTGTACAAA GTGGAGCGGATGAGAGTTGGTGTCAGGCTCGGGGTCTAAACTGGGCAGCTTTGTGCCAAGCCCGTAAACTCCGAGAAGAGCTTGTGGAACTCATGCAACGGATTGAGCTTCCCCTGTCCCAGCCAGCCTTTGGCTCTGAGCAGAATCGCAGAGACCTTCAAAAAGCACTGCTGTCCGGATTCTTCCTCAAG GTGGCCCGAGACACAGATGGCACTGGAAACTACCTGCTTCTCACCCATAAACACGTAGCCCAGCTGTCTCCATGCTGCAGCTACCGAAACCGCAGGGCTCCGGCTCAGCCACCGGCCTGGGTGATCTACCACAGCTTCTCCATATCCAAAGACAACTGCCTGTGCATCGTCTCTGAGATCCAGCCTGAGAT GCTGGTGGAGCTAGCCCCTCCATACTTCCTGAGCAACTTGCCCCCCAGTGAGAGCAGAGACTTCCTGAACCAGCTGAGAGAAGGAGCCGCAGAGCCAACATCAGCCCAGACTGACTCTTCCTCTGCCCAGGAGTACGGGGATGGCTGTGTTCTGCAGTGA
- the Dqx1 gene encoding ATP-dependent RNA helicase DQX1 isoform X2, producing the protein MASGLAEESEPSLGESELAVNPFDGLPFSSCYYELLEQRRALPIWAARFLFLEHLESSPTGVVLVSGEPGSGKSTQIPQWCAEFALARGFQLGQVTVTQPYPLAAMSLASRVADEMDLTLGHEIGYSIPQEDCTGPNTMLRFCWDRLLLQEVASTRGPGAWTVLILDEAQERSVASDLLQGLLRDTRLRNLPGDRRVVVVTDPALEPKLQAFWGSSPIVRVPREPGGSPTLVYRDTVPTDLVEAACQAVLELCQREEAPGDVLVYLPSEEEISLCCESLSRELGMLAIPGPPPRVLPLHPGCGQAIQAVYEDTDMSVRKVVVTHWLADFSFSLPSIQHVIDSGLELRSVYSPRIRAESQVLRPISKCQAEARLLRARGFPSGSCLRLYSKSILELEAPPLPRPKVFEENLSSLVLLLRRKQIAEPGECHFLDRPAPEALMQALEDLDYLAALDDDGDLSDLGIILSEFPLPPELAKALLASCEFDCVDEMLTLAAMLTAAPGFTRPPLCAEEAALRRALEHADGDHSSLIQIYEAFVQSGADESWCQARGLNWAALCQARKLREELVELMQRIELPLSQPAFGSEQNRRDLQKALLSGFFLKVARDTDGTGNYLLLTHKHVAQLSPCCSYRNRRAPAQPPAWVIYHSFSISKDNCLCIVSEIQPEMLVELAPPYFLSNLPPSESRDFLNQLREGAAEPTSAQTDSSSAQEYGDGCVLQ; encoded by the exons ATGGCCTCTGGGCTGGCGGAAGAGTCTGAACCAAGTCTTGGGGAGTCTGAGCTGGCTGTGAACCCCTTTGATGggctccccttctcttcctgctaCTATGAGCTGCTTGAGCAGCGCAGAGCCTTGCCCATCTGGGCCGCTCGCTTCCTGTTCTTGGAGCACTTGGAGAGCAGCCCCACTGGAGTAGTGCTGGTGTCTGGGGAGCCTGGCTCGGGCAAGAGCACCCAG aTTCCTCAGTGGTGTGCAGAGTTTGCACTGGCCAGGGGGTTCCAGCTGGGCCAGGTTACTGTCACTCAGCCCTACCCGCTAGCAGCCATGAGCCTGGCTTCAAGGGTGGCTGATGAGATGGACCTGACCCTGGGTCATGAGATTGGATACAGCATCCCTCAGGAAGACTGCACTGGGCCCAACACCATGCTCAG GTTCTGCTGGGACAGGCTGCTTCTGCAGGAAGTAGCCTCCACCAGGGGCCCTGGCGCCTGGACTGTGCTGATACTGGATGAGGCTCAGGAGCGGTCAGTGGCCTCAGATTTACTGCAGGGGCTCCTGAGAGACACCAGACTGAGAAACCTTCCAGGGGATCGCAGAGTGGTTGTGGTTACTGACCCAGCCCTTGAACCCAAACTCCAAGCTTTCTGGGGCAGTTCTCCTATTGTGCGTGTACCCAGAGAGCCTGGTGGAAGTCCCACTCTTGTCTACAGGGACACTGTCCCTACTGACCTAGTGGAAGCTGCCTGCCAAGCGGTGCTTGAGCTATGTCAGCGGGAAGAGGCACCAGGGGATGTGCTGGTGTACCTGCCCAGTGAGGAG GAAATTTCCCTGTGCTGTGAATCCTTGTCCAGGGAGCTGGGGATGTTGGCCATCCCAGGGCCTCCACCGCGGGTACTGCCCCTTCACCCAGGCTGTGGTCAAGCCATCCAGGCTGTGTATGAGGACACAGACATGAGTGTCCGGAAGGTCGTGGTCACTCACTGGCTGGCggatttctccttctccctcccttccatccagCATGTCATTGACTCGGGACTGGAACTTCGCAGT GTTTACAGTCCTCGGATCCGAGCAGAATCCCAGGTGTTGAGACCGATTAGCAAGTGTCAGGCAGAGGCAAGGCTGCTGCGGGCCAGGGGGTTCCCATCAG GATCCTGCCTCCGCCTGTACTCCAAGTCCATCCTAGAACTAGAGGCTCCCCCACTGCCCCGCCCCAAAGTGTTCGAGGAGAATCTGAGCTCCCTGGTGTTGCTACTAAGGAGGAAACAGATTGCAGAGCCAGGGGAGTGCCACTTCCTGGACCGGCCTG cacCAGAAGCACTGATGCAGGCCCTGGAAGACTTAGACTATCTGGCTGCGCTGGATGATGACGGGGACCTGTCGGACCTAGGAATCATTCTGTCGGAGTTTCCCCTGCCCCCTGAGCTGGCCAAAGCCCTGCTGGCCTCCTGCGAGTTTGACTGTGTGGATGAAATGCTCACTCTCGCTGCCATGCTCACCG CCGCTCCGGGGTTTACCCGTCCTCCACTGTGTGCAGAAGAAGCTGCCTTGCGTCGGGCCCTGGAGCATGCAGATGGTGATCACAGCTCTCTGATCCAGATTTATGAAGCCTTTGTACAAA GTGGAGCGGATGAGAGTTGGTGTCAGGCTCGGGGTCTAAACTGGGCAGCTTTGTGCCAAGCCCGTAAACTCCGAGAAGAGCTTGTGGAACTCATGCAACGGATTGAGCTTCCCCTGTCCCAGCCAGCCTTTGGCTCTGAGCAGAATCGCAGAGACCTTCAAAAAGCACTGCTGTCCGGATTCTTCCTCAAG GTGGCCCGAGACACAGATGGCACTGGAAACTACCTGCTTCTCACCCATAAACACGTAGCCCAGCTGTCTCCATGCTGCAGCTACCGAAACCGCAGGGCTCCGGCTCAGCCACCGGCCTGGGTGATCTACCACAGCTTCTCCATATCCAAAGACAACTGCCTGTGCATCGTCTCTGAGATCCAGCCTGAGAT GCTGGTGGAGCTAGCCCCTCCATACTTCCTGAGCAACTTGCCCCCCAGTGAGAGCAGAGACTTCCTGAACCAGCTGAGAGAAGGAGCCGCAGAGCCAACATCAGCCCAGACTGACTCTTCCTCTGCCCAGGAGTACGGGGATGGCTGTGTTCTGCAGTGA